In Methylococcus geothermalis, one genomic interval encodes:
- a CDS encoding potassium transporter Kup yields MDRTKSKPSGFLTLSAGALGVVYGDIGTSPLYTVRQIFGGAYAVPLTPENVLGALSLIFWALLIIVAVKYVVFVMHADNHGEGGIMALTALALRQRHRRKHRAWIIALGLFGTALFYGDGMITPAISVLGAMEGLGVAAAALSHSVVPGSILVLLALFLIQRRGTERVGKLFGPIMLLWFLAIGTLGFDSMRKTPEVMAAFNPLHGFHFLTMHQGMGFAALGAVVLAVTGAEALYADMGHFGKTPIRATWFAVVFPGLILNYLGQGALLIRNPEAVRNPFYLLVPEWALYPMIGLATIATVIASQAVISGAFSLTHQAIQLDYLPRQRMVHTSESERGQIYAPAVNRLLLISVLALVLTFGSSSSLASAYGLSVVGTMVVTTLLALVVAHDTWRWPGMALLLTGAVLLSVDLSFLTANLAKLEDGGWIPLCLALILGTVMSTWKKGRDVLLARLQQESESLSRFLQRLTDEPPPFRPTGTAIFLTARNLSLPFALLRNYEHNQVIHQRVILLTMSTLDKPYAAEKEKITIEALEHNFFRITTRFGFMERPNVQRMLNLCRHAGLNIDLDQTTFFLGRETLIRSAERSLNRWEEVLFISMFRNAYNPIGYFKLPVDRVVELGTVIAI; encoded by the coding sequence TGACCCTGTCCGCCGGTGCCCTGGGCGTGGTCTACGGCGACATCGGCACCAGCCCGCTGTATACCGTGCGGCAAATCTTCGGCGGCGCTTATGCCGTCCCCCTGACGCCGGAGAACGTCCTCGGCGCGCTATCCCTGATCTTCTGGGCCCTTCTGATCATCGTGGCCGTGAAATACGTGGTGTTCGTCATGCATGCCGACAATCACGGCGAAGGCGGCATCATGGCCCTGACCGCTCTCGCCCTGCGGCAGCGGCACCGGCGCAAGCACCGGGCCTGGATCATCGCCTTGGGACTGTTCGGCACGGCACTTTTCTATGGCGACGGGATGATCACCCCCGCCATTTCGGTGCTGGGTGCGATGGAGGGCCTGGGGGTTGCCGCCGCGGCACTGTCGCACTCCGTGGTTCCGGGTTCGATCCTGGTCCTGCTGGCACTGTTCCTGATCCAGCGCCGCGGGACGGAACGCGTCGGCAAGCTGTTCGGCCCCATCATGCTGCTGTGGTTCCTGGCCATCGGCACGCTGGGTTTCGACAGCATGCGCAAGACCCCTGAAGTCATGGCCGCATTCAATCCACTGCATGGATTCCATTTCCTCACCATGCACCAGGGGATGGGCTTTGCCGCGCTCGGCGCGGTGGTGCTGGCGGTCACGGGCGCGGAAGCGCTGTATGCCGACATGGGCCATTTCGGCAAAACGCCCATTCGCGCCACCTGGTTCGCCGTGGTGTTTCCCGGCCTGATCCTGAACTATCTCGGCCAGGGCGCCCTGCTGATCCGCAATCCGGAAGCGGTGCGGAATCCGTTCTATCTGCTGGTCCCGGAATGGGCGCTCTACCCGATGATCGGCCTGGCCACGATCGCCACCGTGATCGCCTCGCAGGCCGTGATCTCGGGCGCTTTTTCGCTGACCCACCAGGCCATCCAGCTCGATTATCTGCCACGTCAACGCATGGTCCACACCTCCGAATCCGAACGGGGCCAGATCTATGCTCCGGCGGTGAACCGCCTGCTCCTGATCTCGGTGTTGGCCCTGGTGCTGACGTTCGGCTCTTCCTCCAGCCTCGCCTCGGCCTATGGGCTGTCCGTGGTCGGCACCATGGTGGTCACCACCCTGCTGGCCCTGGTCGTGGCCCACGACACGTGGCGCTGGCCAGGCATGGCGTTGCTGCTGACCGGAGCGGTGCTGTTGTCCGTCGACCTGTCCTTCCTGACGGCCAATCTGGCCAAGCTTGAGGACGGCGGCTGGATTCCGCTCTGTCTGGCTCTGATCCTGGGCACCGTCATGTCGACCTGGAAAAAAGGCCGCGACGTCCTGTTGGCCCGCCTGCAGCAGGAGTCCGAGTCCCTGAGCCGGTTCCTGCAGCGGCTGACCGACGAGCCGCCGCCGTTCCGGCCGACCGGCACCGCGATCTTCCTGACCGCGCGCAATCTCAGCCTGCCCTTCGCCCTGCTGCGCAACTACGAGCACAACCAGGTGATCCACCAGCGGGTGATCCTGCTCACCATGAGTACCCTGGACAAACCCTACGCGGCGGAAAAGGAAAAAATCACCATCGAAGCCCTCGAACACAACTTTTTCCGCATCACGACCCGCTTCGGCTTCATGGAGCGCCCCAACGTGCAGCGCATGCTGAATCTGTGCCGCCATGCCGGGCTGAACATCGACCTCGACCAGACCACGTTCTTCCTGGGCAGGGAAACGCTGATCCGTTCCGCCGAGCGGAGCCTGAACCGTTGGGAGGAAGTCCTGTTCATTTCCATGTTCCGCAACGCCTACAACCCGATCGGCTACTTCAAGCTGCCGGTGGATCGGGTGGTGGAACTCGGCACCGTCATCGCGATATAG